A genomic segment from Gilvibacter sp. SZ-19 encodes:
- a CDS encoding MBL fold metallo-hydrolase RNA specificity domain-containing protein — MKNNKINIHFLGAAGTVTGSKYLVDTGERKILIDCGLFQGLKELRLKNWEYPPVDVSEIDAVLLTHGHMDHTGYLPRLVKQGFKGPIYGTNPTLDIAKIILNDSAKIQEQEAERANKEGYSKHSPAEPLYTLSDVEKTVPRFKGVPPSQWLPILKDVKARFQYNGHILGATYIELDIHGKRFVFSGDIGRTNDLLLYPPLKPAKADVLFIESTYGGRFHPEEAEAIPQIEKLVNDTINRGGSLFIPSFSVERAQLMMLIFWRLLKEDKIPKVQMIMDSPMGANVLELFHRTRDWHKLEDFECDEMCSHFTIVSSYRETMELRTDEKPKIVIAGSGMLTGGRMLNYLETQAQNPSNTLLFVGYQAEGTRGRKLLEGDKKLKVYGKWVPFHMEVAEIEGLSAHADHTELIDWMSKVKNKPAHIFIVHGEKESAEALQKGIKETYDWDAEIPELYTITEIE, encoded by the coding sequence ATGAAAAACAATAAAATCAACATCCACTTTTTGGGAGCGGCCGGTACTGTAACTGGCTCAAAATATTTAGTGGATACGGGAGAGAGAAAGATATTGATAGATTGCGGACTTTTTCAAGGGCTAAAGGAATTGCGTCTCAAAAACTGGGAATATCCACCCGTCGATGTTTCAGAAATTGATGCAGTCTTACTTACCCACGGTCATATGGACCATACGGGATATTTGCCAAGATTGGTCAAACAAGGGTTTAAAGGCCCAATATATGGCACTAATCCCACTTTGGACATTGCAAAAATCATTTTGAACGATAGTGCAAAAATCCAAGAGCAGGAAGCCGAACGTGCCAACAAAGAGGGGTATTCTAAACACAGTCCTGCAGAACCTTTGTACACCTTAAGCGATGTTGAAAAAACCGTACCTCGTTTTAAAGGGGTACCCCCTTCGCAATGGTTACCTATTCTCAAGGATGTGAAGGCACGATTTCAGTACAACGGACATATTCTTGGTGCTACTTATATTGAGTTGGATATACACGGAAAACGCTTTGTTTTTTCAGGCGACATCGGTAGGACTAACGATTTGCTCTTGTACCCACCTTTAAAACCGGCAAAGGCTGATGTATTATTTATTGAGTCCACCTATGGTGGAAGATTTCATCCTGAAGAGGCTGAAGCCATACCACAGATTGAAAAATTAGTTAATGACACCATCAATAGAGGCGGTAGCTTATTTATTCCAAGCTTTTCTGTAGAAAGGGCGCAACTGATGATGCTTATTTTCTGGAGGTTACTAAAGGAAGATAAAATCCCAAAAGTTCAAATGATTATGGACAGCCCAATGGGCGCTAACGTACTGGAACTCTTTCATCGTACAAGGGATTGGCATAAGCTAGAAGATTTTGAATGTGATGAAATGTGTTCACACTTTACCATTGTAAGCAGTTATCGTGAAACGATGGAATTACGAACTGATGAAAAACCAAAAATCGTCATTGCCGGAAGTGGAATGCTTACAGGAGGGCGTATGTTAAACTATCTTGAAACTCAAGCCCAAAATCCTAGCAATACACTACTTTTTGTTGGCTATCAGGCCGAAGGTACAAGAGGTAGAAAACTACTTGAAGGCGATAAAAAACTCAAAGTTTATGGCAAGTGGGTGCCTTTTCATATGGAAGTGGCCGAAATTGAAGGACTCTCGGCACACGCAGACCATACCGAACTTATAGATTGGATGAGCAAGGTTAAAAATAAACCAGCACATATTTTTATTGTCCACGGTGAAAAAGAAAGTGCAGAAGCATTACAAAAAGGTATAAAAGAAACCTATGATTGGGATGCCGAAATCCCGGAATTATATACTATAACAGAAATAGAATAA
- a CDS encoding ATP cone domain-containing protein translates to MNKSINIIKYSGDVVPFKSEKLINSLRRAKASDAVIEEIVEHIKDTIYDGITTKKIYQTAFNMLKRKSRVSASKYKLKKAIMELGPSGFPFEKLVGKLLAHEGFETKVGVIVQGNCVQHEVDVIAQKDNYHYMIECKYHSDQGRFCNVKIPLYIHSRFLDVEKQWEHQKGHEAKLHKGGVYTNTRFTTDAVQYGKCVGLLLTSWDYPMGNGLKDRIDKSGFHPLTALTTLTKSEKIRLLDKGIVLCKELSETPSLLNEIGIDKSRQKKILEDSEALCKNH, encoded by the coding sequence ATGAACAAGTCCATAAACATAATAAAATATTCAGGTGATGTAGTACCATTCAAAAGCGAAAAACTCATCAATTCGTTAAGGCGTGCAAAGGCAAGTGACGCAGTAATTGAAGAAATTGTTGAACATATTAAAGACACTATATATGATGGTATCACCACAAAAAAAATCTATCAAACAGCCTTTAATATGCTTAAACGAAAATCGAGAGTTAGTGCTTCAAAATACAAACTCAAAAAAGCCATAATGGAATTAGGGCCTTCCGGTTTTCCATTTGAAAAGTTAGTGGGAAAACTATTGGCACACGAAGGATTTGAAACCAAGGTTGGTGTGATTGTTCAAGGCAACTGCGTACAGCACGAAGTAGATGTAATAGCCCAAAAGGATAATTACCATTATATGATTGAGTGCAAATACCACAGCGACCAAGGACGGTTTTGCAATGTCAAGATTCCCTTGTACATCCATTCACGGTTTTTGGATGTTGAAAAACAATGGGAACATCAAAAAGGTCACGAGGCTAAACTACATAAAGGCGGTGTTTATACCAATACACGATTTACAACCGATGCGGTGCAATATGGTAAATGCGTTGGATTGTTATTGACAAGCTGGGATTATCCTATGGGAAATGGTTTAAAAGACAGAATAGACAAGTCCGGATTTCATCCCTTAACAGCATTAACAACTCTGACCAAATCCGAAAAAATAAGATTATTGGATAAAGGAATTGTACTCTGCAAAGAGCTTAGCGAAACACCTTCTTTATTAAATGAAATCGGAATAGATAAATCAAGGCAAAAAAAGATTTTGGAAGATTCTGAAGCATTGTGTAAAAACCATTAA
- a CDS encoding universal stress protein: MKNILVPTDFSENCNKAAQLGIEMAKLYNSEIHFLHLLKTPVDWVKLDKLKEKRYPETLKQIGKAKSALRELEKTAEREGLKCRRFLQFDAGQGDILDHSTHYHHDFIITGSSGTKGVIREITGSNVEQIVRKANAPVIVVKDEEVNFPFKNIVFVSNFEEDITDAFKQVISIANKCDARIHLLRINTETDFNSIELGLDPIEKMLQNFPELKNYSMAVYNEPSVETGINTFLEQHPTDLIAMVTHGKTGFLSLFSKSIAEGVTNHSTLPVMTIHI, from the coding sequence ATGAAAAACATACTCGTACCCACCGATTTCTCTGAAAACTGTAACAAAGCAGCGCAACTTGGTATTGAAATGGCCAAATTATATAATTCGGAAATTCACTTTTTACATTTATTAAAAACCCCTGTAGACTGGGTTAAATTGGATAAATTAAAAGAAAAAAGGTATCCCGAAACATTAAAACAAATAGGCAAAGCAAAATCGGCTTTAAGAGAACTAGAAAAAACAGCCGAACGTGAGGGATTAAAGTGTCGAAGGTTCTTACAATTTGATGCTGGCCAAGGCGATATTTTAGACCATTCAACCCATTATCACCACGATTTTATTATTACGGGAAGTAGTGGAACCAAAGGCGTCATTAGAGAAATAACAGGTAGCAATGTAGAGCAAATTGTAAGAAAAGCCAATGCACCGGTCATTGTGGTAAAAGATGAAGAAGTCAATTTTCCGTTTAAGAATATTGTTTTTGTTTCAAATTTTGAAGAGGATATAACAGATGCTTTTAAACAGGTAATATCCATAGCAAATAAATGTGACGCTCGCATCCACTTATTGCGAATCAATACCGAGACGGATTTCAATAGCATAGAGCTTGGTCTAGACCCTATTGAAAAAATGTTACAAAACTTTCCAGAATTGAAGAACTATTCAATGGCTGTCTATAATGAACCCTCAGTGGAAACGGGCATCAATACATTTCTAGAACAACATCCAACTGATTTAATAGCAATGGTCACACACGGTAAAACAGGGTTTTTAAGTCTGTTTTCAAAAAGTATTGCTGAAGGTGTTACAAACCATTCCACTTTACCTGTAATGACAATACATATTTAG
- a CDS encoding SDR family oxidoreductase translates to MDRVKNKVAIVTGGASGLGKSSAILLAREGAKIVITDVDDENGTKVVQDINNDGGEAIFIKQDVSKEEEWKMVIETTIKTYGKLHIVANSAGIGIGGTVEDVTLDDWKNLIDVNLHGTFLGTQYGIKGMKETGEGGSIINFSSIEGLIGDPNLPAYNASKGGVTIFTKSAALHCAKQGYKIRVNSIHPAYIWTPMVENFLKAQGNVEEGKKQLESLHPVGHLGEPDDIGYGVVYLASDESKFMTGSELVIDGGYTAQ, encoded by the coding sequence ATGGATAGAGTAAAAAATAAAGTAGCCATTGTCACGGGAGGTGCTTCTGGCCTTGGAAAATCAAGTGCAATCTTATTGGCTCGTGAAGGTGCTAAAATTGTGATAACTGATGTAGATGATGAAAACGGAACTAAAGTAGTTCAAGACATTAATAATGATGGCGGTGAGGCAATTTTCATTAAACAAGATGTCTCTAAAGAAGAAGAATGGAAAATGGTTATTGAGACTACGATCAAAACATATGGAAAGCTTCATATAGTAGCTAATTCTGCCGGAATAGGAATAGGTGGAACGGTTGAAGATGTAACTTTAGATGACTGGAAAAATCTTATAGACGTAAACCTTCACGGTACTTTTTTAGGCACCCAATATGGCATAAAGGGAATGAAGGAAACTGGAGAAGGTGGTTCCATTATTAACTTTTCTTCAATCGAAGGACTTATTGGAGACCCTAATCTACCCGCCTATAATGCAAGTAAGGGAGGTGTAACCATATTTACCAAATCGGCAGCACTACATTGTGCGAAGCAGGGTTACAAAATACGCGTTAATTCCATTCATCCAGCATATATATGGACCCCAATGGTAGAAAATTTCCTAAAAGCCCAAGGCAATGTGGAAGAGGGCAAAAAGCAGTTAGAAAGTCTACATCCGGTTGGACACTTGGGAGAACCTGATGACATAGGTTACGGTGTCGTTTACTTAGCTTCGGACGAATCAAAATTTATGACCGGTTCTGAGTTGGTCATTGATGGTGGTTATACTGCACAATAA
- a CDS encoding 2-hydroxyacid dehydrogenase — translation MKTTIFSTHKFDKPSIVNANNGKHQLNFLEFRLTKETALLAEGSKAIALFSSDDASSEVLKILHKQGIKFIALRSAGFNHVDLKKASELGIKVARVPAYSPYAIAEHTLALILALNRKLIKAHNRVREQNFSLNGLTGFDLNGKTVGVIGTGKIGSVLVKILHGFGCKILAQDVLEDQNLINSYNVIYTNCETICKQSDIISLHVPLTTTTKHLIDKEHIALMKPGVMLINTSRGGLVDTKAVIEGLKTKKIGYFGIDVYEEEEGLFFEDHSEDILQDDVIARLMTFNNVLITSHQAFLTETALTNIAETTIYNIDCFENGKVSGNEVS, via the coding sequence ATGAAAACAACCATATTCAGTACGCATAAATTCGATAAACCTTCCATTGTAAACGCCAATAATGGAAAGCATCAACTGAATTTTTTAGAATTTCGACTAACAAAGGAAACCGCCTTATTGGCAGAAGGCTCAAAGGCCATAGCACTTTTTTCCAGTGATGACGCCTCTTCGGAAGTGTTGAAGATTTTACACAAGCAGGGCATAAAATTCATCGCATTACGCTCGGCAGGTTTCAATCACGTCGATTTAAAAAAAGCATCAGAACTGGGTATAAAAGTGGCTCGTGTACCAGCATATTCCCCGTATGCCATTGCCGAACATACTCTGGCTCTCATTCTAGCACTCAATCGAAAATTAATTAAAGCCCATAACAGGGTTCGTGAACAAAACTTTTCATTGAACGGCCTGACTGGTTTCGACCTCAATGGAAAAACCGTGGGTGTGATTGGAACAGGGAAAATTGGGTCCGTGCTCGTAAAGATTCTACACGGCTTTGGCTGCAAAATACTTGCCCAAGATGTCCTTGAAGATCAAAATCTAATCAATTCGTATAATGTAATCTATACCAATTGTGAAACCATCTGCAAGCAATCTGATATTATAAGCCTGCACGTACCATTAACGACTACAACCAAACATTTAATTGATAAAGAACACATAGCACTTATGAAACCTGGGGTAATGCTTATCAATACCAGTCGTGGCGGATTGGTAGATACCAAGGCGGTTATCGAAGGATTGAAAACCAAAAAAATTGGCTATTTCGGAATCGATGTTTATGAGGAAGAAGAAGGATTGTTCTTTGAAGACCATTCTGAAGATATTTTACAGGACGATGTGATTGCCAGATTGATGACCTTCAACAATGTATTAATCACAAGCCATCAAGCATTTTTAACCGAAACGGCTTTGACCAATATTGCTGAAACCACGATTTATAATATAGACTGTTTCGAAAATGGCAAAGTCTCAGGAAACGAAGTTTCTTGA
- a CDS encoding MgtC/SapB family protein, giving the protein MTEAFKNINPFILGLLISMGIGLILGLEREYDKLKDEHGFAGIRTFPIMAIIGFILGNLSTTYTPWLVIITAAAFLLFLALSHISMVQKHVMTGITTNLALFATLILGIMVANHLHKEAVATAVVVVTLLSLKTTFKTFIKNITSEELFAFIKFSIITLLILPFLPNQDYGPEGLLNPFEIGSIVVIVSFLNFIGYFLVKYVGSKRGILLTAILGGLISSTAVSWIYAARSKESPELSKEYAAGIIIASAIMFPRLAVLAYIFNSAILSYIAIPFTILTLICLISAILFIRKNTEVSKTAINLGNPLNIWNALGFGAIYLAILFAVFYGNQFFGESGLYFSALIAGLADTDAITISMAKFGSLEDKLALATNVIITATISNMIVKLGITYFKGSKKTGKLVMGVFGTVALVGIAYILIQSGI; this is encoded by the coding sequence ATGACAGAAGCGTTTAAAAATATCAACCCATTTATCCTCGGACTACTCATTAGTATGGGAATTGGTCTTATTCTGGGATTGGAACGTGAATATGACAAACTAAAGGATGAGCATGGATTTGCAGGAATTCGAACATTTCCAATTATGGCTATCATTGGATTCATTTTAGGAAATCTTTCGACAACCTATACGCCTTGGTTAGTTATTATTACTGCAGCCGCATTCTTATTGTTTTTGGCTTTGAGTCATATCTCAATGGTACAAAAGCACGTAATGACGGGCATTACTACTAATTTGGCGTTGTTTGCCACGCTAATTCTTGGTATTATGGTAGCTAATCACTTGCACAAAGAGGCCGTTGCTACCGCAGTGGTGGTGGTTACATTATTATCATTAAAGACAACCTTTAAAACATTTATTAAGAATATTACTTCAGAAGAATTATTCGCATTCATTAAGTTTTCAATAATTACGCTACTTATTTTGCCTTTCTTACCAAATCAAGACTACGGACCGGAAGGTTTGCTGAACCCTTTCGAAATAGGCTCTATTGTAGTAATTGTCTCTTTTCTAAATTTCATTGGCTATTTCCTAGTAAAATATGTTGGTTCTAAGCGTGGTATTCTACTCACTGCAATTTTAGGCGGGTTGATTTCAAGTACAGCAGTATCGTGGATATATGCTGCGCGAAGCAAGGAATCGCCTGAACTTTCTAAAGAATATGCTGCCGGTATCATTATAGCTTCCGCTATAATGTTTCCAAGGCTTGCAGTATTGGCTTATATTTTCAATAGTGCCATACTTTCTTATATAGCTATTCCATTTACCATCCTAACATTGATCTGTTTGATAAGTGCCATCTTATTTATCAGAAAGAATACTGAAGTATCAAAGACAGCTATCAACCTTGGTAATCCTCTCAATATCTGGAATGCCCTTGGGTTTGGTGCTATTTACTTGGCAATTTTATTTGCTGTTTTTTATGGAAATCAATTTTTCGGAGAAAGTGGTTTATATTTTTCAGCCTTAATTGCAGGACTGGCAGATACGGATGCAATAACTATAAGTATGGCAAAATTTGGGTCTTTGGAAGACAAACTCGCCCTTGCCACCAATGTCATTATAACAGCAACTATTAGTAATATGATTGTGAAACTGGGCATTACCTATTTTAAAGGTTCAAAAAAAACAGGGAAACTGGTGATGGGAGTTTTTGGAACGGTTGCCCTGGTAGGTATAGCATATATTTTAATACAGTCAGGAATTTAA
- a CDS encoding glycosyltransferase, giving the protein MKKLKILFICSYPPRQCGIATFSKDLITSLKNSFGASMDIEVCALENDCCDIDEYPTEVSYIIEAQKLNSFFKVADKLNEREDIGMVCVQHEFGLFGGEYGSHLVAFLLRLNIPISCVFHTVLPNLDLKRLKVMQALDDLSEKFIVLTNRSAEILEKDYSIEKNKIKVIPHGTHIVLWKEQQALKEKYGFQNKMVLSTFGLLSKNKGIETTLRALPKVLNNFPDTIYLVLGKTHPEVVKNDGETYRKSLMELVNQLSLNENVIFINEYLELKTLLEYLTLSDIYIFSSKDPNQAVSGTFAYAMSCGNPVISTPIPHSRECLDPSTGILLNGFEDASEISNAIVDLLKQPTLRTSMGKNAFTQMRAFSWENVALAYADVFQEYLKNQNPLEFVLPTIKTEHIENMTTNFGILQFSSFDEPDPSFGYTLDDNARALITMLMYYEQKASEKTLQLIEIYLNFMAVCQQENGEFYNYVDYNENFTDQNSEVNLEDSNGRAIWALGYLLSEASQLPEHLVIKAESCFKKAFPNVTNFRSPRALGFVLKGLYFYQKNRKETTCTAIAQKLADELLRIFHISADNQWEWFEDYLTYANSVLPDALLYAWRITKDQRYREVAEITFDFLLSQYFMKGQITVISNDGWFHKRNKRVFYGEQPIEVAYTILSLDLFYKVTQKKKYAQQLHTAFSWFLGNNHLQQIMYNPVNGGCYDGLESENVNINQGAESSICYLMVRLIVEKYPLGIKQTIIPPNIKIWNELGAIKTRNKNSKHKNETVSGK; this is encoded by the coding sequence ATGAAAAAGCTGAAAATATTATTTATCTGTTCCTATCCACCCCGGCAATGTGGCATAGCGACATTTTCAAAAGACCTTATAACATCCCTTAAAAACAGTTTTGGTGCTTCAATGGATATAGAGGTATGCGCTCTGGAAAACGATTGTTGCGACATTGATGAATATCCCACGGAAGTCTCATATATAATAGAGGCACAAAAACTGAATTCCTTTTTTAAAGTTGCCGATAAGTTGAATGAAAGGGAAGATATTGGGATGGTTTGCGTACAACACGAGTTTGGACTTTTTGGAGGGGAATACGGAAGCCATTTGGTAGCATTCCTGCTCCGTCTTAACATCCCTATCTCCTGTGTGTTCCATACCGTATTACCCAACCTAGACTTAAAGCGATTGAAAGTAATGCAGGCACTGGATGATCTGAGCGAAAAGTTTATTGTACTCACCAATAGGTCCGCCGAGATACTGGAAAAAGATTATTCCATAGAAAAAAACAAAATAAAGGTTATACCACACGGGACACATATTGTACTGTGGAAAGAGCAGCAAGCCCTTAAAGAGAAGTATGGATTTCAAAACAAGATGGTGCTCTCCACCTTTGGCCTGCTCAGTAAAAATAAAGGAATAGAAACGACGCTTCGCGCTCTGCCCAAAGTACTCAACAATTTCCCAGACACCATCTATCTTGTATTAGGTAAAACCCATCCGGAGGTAGTAAAAAATGACGGTGAGACTTATAGAAAATCACTTATGGAACTCGTAAATCAGTTGAGCCTCAATGAAAATGTTATCTTTATTAATGAGTATTTGGAACTCAAAACATTACTAGAATACTTGACGCTTTCTGATATTTATATATTTTCTTCAAAAGATCCCAACCAAGCGGTAAGCGGCACCTTTGCGTATGCAATGAGTTGTGGCAATCCCGTGATATCAACCCCAATTCCCCACTCTAGGGAATGCCTGGATCCCAGTACCGGTATACTGTTGAACGGTTTTGAAGATGCTTCGGAAATAAGTAACGCCATTGTTGACTTATTGAAACAACCCACTTTAAGAACCTCAATGGGTAAAAATGCGTTTACCCAAATGCGCGCCTTTAGTTGGGAAAATGTCGCGCTAGCTTATGCTGATGTCTTTCAGGAATATTTAAAAAATCAAAACCCACTGGAATTTGTGCTGCCCACCATTAAAACAGAGCATATTGAAAATATGACCACCAACTTTGGCATCCTTCAGTTTTCAAGTTTTGATGAACCAGACCCATCCTTTGGCTATACGCTTGACGATAACGCAAGGGCCTTGATAACCATGCTAATGTATTATGAACAGAAAGCTTCGGAAAAAACTCTACAGCTAATAGAAATTTATTTGAACTTCATGGCCGTTTGCCAGCAGGAAAATGGGGAATTCTACAACTATGTAGATTACAATGAAAACTTCACAGACCAAAACTCCGAAGTAAACCTTGAAGACTCTAATGGCAGGGCTATATGGGCACTGGGGTATCTATTGTCGGAGGCATCACAGCTTCCCGAACATTTAGTGATAAAAGCCGAAAGCTGCTTTAAAAAAGCCTTCCCAAACGTAACCAATTTTAGATCGCCAAGAGCCTTGGGCTTTGTGCTAAAAGGCCTTTACTTTTATCAAAAAAACAGAAAAGAAACAACCTGTACTGCCATAGCACAAAAACTGGCCGATGAGCTCTTGCGCATTTTCCATATAAGTGCCGACAACCAATGGGAATGGTTTGAAGACTACCTTACCTATGCGAACAGCGTCTTGCCCGATGCCCTGTTATATGCTTGGCGAATTACCAAGGACCAAAGGTATAGGGAAGTTGCCGAAATTACGTTCGACTTTTTGCTGTCTCAGTATTTTATGAAAGGGCAGATAACGGTAATTTCCAATGATGGCTGGTTCCATAAAAGGAACAAACGTGTTTTCTACGGCGAACAACCCATTGAAGTTGCTTACACCATCCTTTCCCTGGATCTGTTCTACAAGGTTACCCAGAAAAAGAAATATGCCCAGCAACTGCATACGGCGTTCAGTTGGTTTTTAGGCAACAACCACCTTCAGCAAATTATGTACAATCCGGTAAATGGCGGGTGCTATGATGGCCTTGAAAGTGAAAACGTGAACATTAATCAAGGGGCCGAGTCCAGTATCTGTTATTTAATGGTCCGCCTTATTGTTGAAAAATATCCTTTGGGGATAAAACAGACCATAATACCACCCAATATTAAAATCTGGAATGAATTGGGTGCAATAAAAACAAGGAATAAAAATTCAAAACATAAAAATGAAACAGTAAGTGGAAAATAG
- a CDS encoding pesticidal protein Cry7Aa, which produces MEQIHQINTWITIEKKGILLSPTKNPFENNGVLNPGIFQEGKEVHIFYRAVEDGNYSTIGYAKTNEHLDIIERKTSPLIGRNFDYENHGVEDARIVKIEDAFYLTYTAYDGVNAMGALATSKDMINFEKKGIITPPLNYKEYKFHLEHCNQGKLNPKYFHYYNLFAQIGMVEEKHRLLRDKDIVLFPRKINGKFVMLHRIWPGIQIVQFERWEDLTKEFWEDHIKNLTDHILMDPLYDFEVNYLGAGCPPIETEDGWLIIYHGVCETNIGKTYHAAAALLDINEPKKVIGRLAYPLFSPSEEWELKGVVNHVVFPTGTALFGDNLHIYYGAADKHIAVAKLSLKQLLDELKKTMKP; this is translated from the coding sequence ATGGAACAGATACATCAAATCAATACCTGGATAACAATAGAGAAAAAAGGAATATTGCTTAGTCCCACTAAAAATCCTTTTGAAAACAACGGCGTGTTAAATCCCGGAATATTTCAAGAAGGTAAAGAAGTGCATATCTTTTACCGTGCGGTGGAAGATGGCAACTACTCTACCATTGGATATGCCAAAACCAACGAACATTTAGATATTATAGAGAGGAAAACAAGCCCCTTGATAGGGCGTAATTTCGACTATGAAAATCACGGCGTGGAAGATGCACGTATCGTTAAAATTGAAGATGCTTTTTATTTAACATATACAGCTTATGATGGCGTAAATGCCATGGGTGCCTTGGCTACCTCTAAAGACATGATAAATTTTGAGAAAAAAGGTATTATTACGCCACCCTTGAATTACAAGGAGTATAAATTTCATTTGGAACATTGCAATCAGGGCAAACTAAATCCAAAATATTTCCATTACTACAACCTTTTTGCCCAAATAGGTATGGTAGAGGAAAAACATAGGTTATTGAGGGATAAGGACATCGTACTCTTTCCTAGAAAAATCAACGGGAAATTCGTAATGCTTCATCGTATATGGCCCGGAATACAAATAGTCCAGTTTGAACGGTGGGAAGACCTTACCAAGGAATTTTGGGAAGACCACATAAAGAACCTTACCGATCATATCCTTATGGATCCATTGTACGATTTTGAAGTTAATTATCTGGGAGCAGGATGCCCACCCATTGAAACAGAAGATGGCTGGCTCATAATTTACCATGGCGTTTGTGAAACCAACATCGGAAAAACCTATCATGCAGCCGCTGCACTATTAGATATAAACGAGCCAAAAAAAGTAATTGGGAGGCTGGCGTATCCATTATTCTCACCTTCTGAGGAATGGGAACTAAAAGGGGTGGTAAACCATGTAGTATTCCCTACGGGAACTGCGCTATTTGGAGATAACCTCCATATTTATTATGGGGCGGCAGATAAACATATTGCTGTGGCTAAACTCAGCCTAAAACAATTATTGGATGAACTAAAAAAGACAATGAAACCATGA
- a CDS encoding phosphomannose isomerase type II C-terminal cupin domain, with amino-acid sequence MKTYKEERPWGNFERFTHNEISTVKILTVNPNEELSLQYHHNREEFWRVLDGTGNFVIGDKTTVGQKGDEFFIPKETVHQIKTANASVSILEIAFGNFDENDIVRLKDKYNRKDPN; translated from the coding sequence ATGAAAACCTATAAAGAAGAAAGACCATGGGGAAACTTTGAACGCTTTACCCATAATGAGATAAGTACCGTAAAAATACTTACGGTCAATCCAAACGAAGAGCTAAGCCTTCAGTATCACCACAACAGAGAAGAATTCTGGAGAGTGCTTGATGGAACAGGGAATTTCGTCATCGGCGACAAAACAACTGTGGGCCAAAAAGGGGATGAATTTTTTATCCCAAAGGAGACCGTACATCAAATAAAAACAGCCAATGCCTCCGTGAGCATACTTGAAATAGCTTTTGGGAATTTTGATGAAAATGATATTGTAAGGCTAAAGGATAAATACAACAGGAAAGACCCAAATTAA